In Treponema rectale, a single genomic region encodes these proteins:
- a CDS encoding DEAD/DEAH box helicase family protein, translated as MYSVDPDLHKPYDDSIQVLVHESSFVNAVPSNIRHDMQLVIKVGNSGVHDTLSVEKKYVLLSLKALFNFLNWLDYTYGADYKQRTFSEDAIPKNKVIVAIKKPSQDELQKYKDEIESKDNTIEELKKQLAEALSAIQNNKDHPSNKPELKVEDLTEFQTRKMFIDEDLKTLGWRIDQVQVIEEYKVDDMEGIPGKTGYIDYVLFGKDGSPLAVVEAKKTTKDPNVGKQQAVLYADCLERKFNRRPFIFYTNGFETFFWDDSQYAPRSVSMIFAMADLQKLMDRRNFLCDLNSVKINTEISGRPYQMKAIRSICAEMEKKIRKFLLVMATGTGKTRTAISIVDVLSRAHYVSNVLFLADRIQLVEQAYDAFRENCPDVTVCNLLDAKDKAENKGARIVFSTYPTILNAIDTEKNKDGNRTFTPAHFDLIIIDEAHRSIFKKYRAIFEYFDAYLVGLTATPRRDVDKSTFEFFELQDDVPTDVYEYETAVAANYLVPYHAIEKTSTFLDEGINKDNLSEEDLEKVRRQEEESEEPFEEIPPKAINEYVFNEDTTRQVLEDLMTKGIKTGGGDKLGKTIIFAYNKNHAQHIVDTFDKFWPQYKGKMCQRIVCDDSKVKSTIKEFKKSDSQLQIAVSVDMLDTGVDIPEVVNLVFYKKIRSKIKFWQMIGRGTRLAQNLVCTDETGSYVGKKYFYIFDYLRNFEFFREEKNGIEGASGKSVSERIFAHKCSVIKLLQDSKNLCHSELDSESQNLFLTYRDQLVNEVHAQISALNTSLTPVHLVLKHVLKFQNEKSFECLTDEDVMNLTKYIAPLVFNGELDQYAKGFDNFCYGIMEAQLSKQSISFYRSKIKVVAEKLLTKASIKAVRDHLPRLQHLSVNSYYDDLNVVDYEEIRKEIRDLAQFSVDNRYDPIFVDYDDTVITVDVPAGAQNPTPADNFEEYKKKVDAYLSEHMKDESINKLRTNQPLTKNDFDSLNHIFKEELGNEKMFNELSEGRSLGIFIRWATKMDKDAINNYFAEFINDANMNNLQIEFVQRLINIIVEQGEINVDALMKGRAPFDRPKLFTVFGTEAQNRIFAVVRSINMNAREVA; from the coding sequence ATGTATTCAGTTGATCCGGATTTACATAAACCTTATGACGATTCCATTCAAGTTCTTGTTCATGAATCAAGTTTTGTAAATGCTGTTCCTTCAAATATTCGTCACGACATGCAGCTTGTTATCAAAGTTGGTAATTCAGGCGTTCATGATACTCTTTCTGTAGAAAAGAAATATGTACTTCTTTCTCTAAAGGCTCTTTTCAATTTCTTAAACTGGCTTGATTACACTTATGGGGCTGATTATAAACAGCGTACATTTAGTGAAGATGCAATTCCTAAAAACAAAGTTATAGTTGCCATTAAAAAGCCTTCTCAGGATGAACTGCAAAAATACAAGGATGAGATTGAATCAAAAGATAATACAATCGAAGAATTAAAAAAGCAGCTTGCAGAAGCACTTTCTGCTATTCAAAATAATAAGGATCATCCGTCTAATAAGCCTGAACTTAAGGTTGAAGATTTAACTGAATTCCAGACAAGAAAGATGTTCATTGACGAAGATCTTAAAACTCTTGGATGGCGAATAGATCAGGTTCAGGTTATTGAGGAATACAAAGTTGATGATATGGAAGGCATTCCCGGAAAGACAGGTTATATAGATTATGTCTTGTTTGGGAAAGATGGTTCTCCGCTTGCCGTTGTTGAAGCAAAGAAAACTACAAAAGATCCGAATGTTGGTAAGCAGCAGGCTGTTTTATATGCAGATTGTCTTGAACGAAAGTTCAATCGACGTCCATTTATCTTCTATACTAATGGCTTTGAGACCTTCTTCTGGGATGACAGTCAGTATGCACCTCGTTCTGTAAGCATGATTTTTGCGATGGCTGATTTACAGAAACTTATGGATAGACGGAATTTTCTTTGTGATTTGAACAGTGTAAAAATCAATACAGAAATTTCTGGCCGTCCATATCAGATGAAGGCAATCCGCTCAATCTGCGCTGAGATGGAAAAGAAAATCCGCAAGTTCCTGCTTGTTATGGCAACTGGAACCGGCAAGACAAGAACCGCAATCAGCATTGTTGATGTATTGAGTCGTGCTCATTATGTTTCAAACGTGCTCTTTCTTGCAGACCGTATTCAGCTTGTTGAACAGGCTTACGATGCTTTCCGTGAAAATTGTCCGGATGTTACTGTCTGCAATCTTCTGGATGCAAAAGACAAAGCAGAAAACAAAGGTGCACGAATCGTATTCAGTACATATCCAACTATCTTAAATGCTATTGATACTGAGAAAAATAAAGACGGAAACCGTACATTTACTCCGGCTCATTTTGATTTGATTATCATTGATGAGGCTCATCGTTCCATCTTTAAGAAATACCGGGCAATCTTTGAATACTTTGATGCATATCTTGTAGGACTTACGGCAACACCTCGTCGTGATGTAGATAAATCAACTTTTGAATTCTTTGAACTTCAGGATGATGTTCCAACTGATGTTTATGAATATGAAACTGCTGTTGCGGCTAATTATCTGGTTCCATATCATGCAATTGAAAAGACTTCAACATTCCTTGATGAAGGAATCAACAAAGATAATCTTAGCGAAGAAGATTTAGAGAAGGTCCGCCGACAGGAAGAAGAAAGCGAAGAACCTTTTGAGGAGATTCCTCCAAAGGCAATTAACGAATATGTATTCAATGAAGATACAACTCGCCAGGTTCTTGAAGACTTAATGACAAAAGGAATTAAAACTGGTGGCGGTGATAAACTTGGTAAGACAATCATCTTTGCTTACAACAAAAATCACGCCCAGCACATTGTAGACACTTTTGATAAATTCTGGCCGCAGTATAAAGGTAAGATGTGTCAGAGAATTGTCTGCGATGATTCAAAAGTAAAATCCACAATCAAAGAATTCAAGAAATCAGATTCTCAGTTACAAATTGCTGTAAGTGTTGATATGCTTGATACTGGTGTTGATATTCCTGAAGTTGTAAATCTTGTTTTCTATAAAAAGATTCGAAGTAAGATAAAGTTCTGGCAGATGATAGGACGTGGAACTCGTCTTGCTCAAAATCTTGTATGTACGGATGAAACAGGTTCTTATGTTGGAAAAAAGTATTTCTATATTTTTGATTATCTAAGAAACTTTGAATTCTTCCGTGAAGAAAAAAACGGCATAGAAGGTGCTTCTGGAAAATCTGTAAGCGAAAGAATTTTTGCTCATAAGTGTTCAGTAATAAAACTGTTGCAGGATTCAAAAAATTTATGTCATTCCGAACTTGATTCGGAATCTCAAAATCTCTTTCTTACTTACCGTGACCAGCTTGTAAACGAAGTTCATGCTCAGATTTCCGCATTAAATACATCGCTTACACCTGTTCATCTTGTTTTGAAGCATGTCCTTAAATTTCAAAATGAAAAGAGCTTTGAATGTCTGACCGATGAAGATGTAATGAATCTTACAAAGTACATTGCTCCACTTGTTTTCAACGGAGAACTAGACCAGTATGCAAAAGGCTTTGACAATTTCTGTTATGGAATAATGGAAGCGCAATTATCAAAGCAATCCATAAGTTTTTATCGCTCAAAGATAAAAGTTGTTGCAGAAAAACTTTTAACTAAAGCTTCAATTAAAGCAGTGAGAGATCATTTACCAAGATTGCAGCATCTTTCTGTTAATTCTTATTATGATGACTTAAATGTTGTTGATTATGAAGAAATTCGTAAAGAGATTCGCGATCTTGCACAATTTTCTGTAGATAACAGATATGATCCTATTTTTGTCGATTATGATGATACAGTAATAACAGTGGATGTCCCTGCCGGTGCACAAAATCCAACGCCTGCAGATAACTTTGAGGAATATAAAAAGAAAGTTGATGCCTATCTTTCTGAACATATGAAAGATGAATCTATAAATAAGTTACGTACAAATCAGCCGCTTACAAAGAATGACTTTGACAGCCTTAATCATATTTTCAAGGAAGAGCTTGGTAATGAAAAAATGTTTAATGAGCTGAGTGAGGGCAGAAGCTTAGGAATTTTTATTCGCTGGGCTACAAAGATGGATAAAGATGCAATAAATAATTATTTTGCAGAATTTATTAATGATGCCAACATGAATAATCTTCAGATTGAATTTGTTCAGCGTCTTATAAACATTATCGTGGAACAGGGTGAAATTAATGTGGATGCCTTAATGAAAGGCCGAGCACCATTTGACCGTCCAAAACTTTTTACTGTTTTTGGAACTGAAGCTCAGAACAGGATTTTCGCTGTTGTTCGTAGTATAAACATGAATGCTCGGGAAGTGGCATAG
- a CDS encoding nitroreductase, whose protein sequence is MSDILNELISRRSCRSYKDQLITKEELDKILTAGKYAASGKGKQATIIISVTSRELRDRLSKMNAAVLGNPEFDPFYGAPQLLIVLAQKDFPTAVYDGSLVMGNMMAEASSLGIGNCWIHRAKEEFESDEGKKILKDLGIEGEWEGIAHLILGYPASAELPKAAPRKENFVYTA, encoded by the coding sequence ATGTCTGATATTTTAAATGAACTTATTTCAAGAAGAAGCTGCCGTTCTTACAAAGACCAGCTTATAACCAAAGAAGAACTTGATAAAATCCTGACCGCAGGTAAATATGCAGCAAGCGGCAAAGGAAAACAGGCAACTATTATTATAAGCGTAACTTCAAGAGAATTACGTGACAGACTTTCAAAAATGAATGCAGCTGTTTTAGGCAATCCGGAATTTGATCCTTTCTATGGTGCTCCGCAGCTCCTTATAGTTCTTGCTCAGAAAGATTTTCCAACAGCAGTCTATGACGGTTCACTTGTAATGGGAAACATGATGGCAGAAGCCTCTTCTTTAGGAATAGGTAACTGCTGGATTCACCGTGCAAAAGAAGAATTCGAATCAGACGAAGGTAAGAAAATTCTTAAAGATCTTGGAATTGAAGGTGAATGGGAAGGAATCGCCCACCTGATTTTAGGCTACCCTGCTTCCGCAGAACTTCCTAAAGCAGCCCCAAGAAAAGAGAATTTTGTATATACGGCTTAA
- a CDS encoding SH3 domain-containing protein, which translates to MKKTLLLFFLFINSFFVFSYEKSSLYGSWIEKKDCQRVQDESDLIYLNYEGIKNIYDVTINFFIKNELFIFQKFGYGPVYIQACEKINDNTFKMTVVNNLEEEKAPAVNVVIQFINDDEILLKPEDEKSFYVWGNIKEIKLVRFSALADKNKNTGMINDSNVRLRLNPNLDCETWGNLQKGTKVIIKEKSENLFEIDGEKWYWFKVDADNFPDGWIYGKYLDFYN; encoded by the coding sequence ATGAAAAAAACTCTGCTTTTATTTTTTTTATTTATAAATTCATTTTTTGTTTTCTCATATGAGAAGTCAAGTCTGTATGGAAGCTGGATTGAAAAGAAAGATTGTCAGCGGGTGCAAGATGAATCAGATTTGATTTATTTGAATTATGAAGGTATTAAAAACATATATGATGTAACGATAAATTTTTTTATTAAGAATGAATTGTTCATATTTCAAAAGTTTGGATATGGTCCAGTCTACATACAGGCATGTGAAAAGATAAATGATAATACTTTTAAGATGACTGTAGTCAATAATCTTGAAGAAGAAAAAGCTCCGGCTGTAAATGTTGTAATTCAATTTATAAATGATGATGAGATTCTTTTGAAGCCAGAAGATGAAAAATCGTTTTATGTCTGGGGAAATATTAAAGAGATAAAGCTTGTCAGGTTTTCTGCTTTGGCGGATAAAAATAAAAATACTGGTATGATTAATGATTCAAATGTCAGATTGAGACTTAATCCGAATCTTGATTGTGAAACATGGGGAAATCTTCAGAAAGGAACTAAAGTAATAATAAAGGAAAAGTCAGAAAATCTTTTTGAAATTGATGGAGAAAAGTGGTACTGGTTTAAGGTTGATGCAGATAATTTTCCTGATGGATGGATTTACGGAAAATATTTGGATTTTTACAATTAG
- a CDS encoding NADase-type glycan-binding domain-containing protein — MKKMNMLKKFILSSVILIFSFKGFTFDIDEKFEVKTPNMIVKIDDQVGFLYDFKYQIKKLSDFVADPDGWYSSTICGNKLYVIFGSNYFLYHSNKDLYYPKSPSKFNFGSSFLKAKNFDEEIKTIFTLSYSEIKNPTLDDYFDEIKSIIKSVTVPDMLIEQINGNQIKYDTYDMEHYYIGDWEMGMQLFRYGARPWATSKNPVGMNIKMDFKEAQNSIVILNGYVHPDKRHLYKANRRLKKIRVTSPDANFYVESEFEDTVHFHEVKFPEPVTSVNIEILDYYEGNKYKDLCVQMFGVRNFSFLNENSIRNLSFDYLMRYKKYEE; from the coding sequence ATGAAAAAAATGAACATGTTGAAGAAATTTATACTCTCTAGCGTTATATTAATATTTTCTTTTAAGGGCTTTACTTTTGACATCGATGAAAAGTTTGAAGTAAAGACACCAAACATGATTGTAAAAATAGATGATCAGGTTGGGTTTTTATATGATTTTAAGTATCAGATAAAAAAATTAAGTGACTTTGTTGCTGATCCTGACGGATGGTATTCTTCAACTATTTGTGGAAATAAACTTTATGTAATTTTTGGTTCAAATTATTTTTTATATCACTCGAACAAAGATTTGTATTACCCAAAGTCACCATCTAAGTTTAATTTTGGCAGTTCATTTTTAAAAGCAAAAAATTTTGATGAAGAAATTAAAACCATTTTTACTCTCTCATATTCAGAAATAAAAAATCCGACTCTAGATGATTATTTTGATGAGATTAAAAGCATAATAAAAAGCGTAACAGTTCCTGATATGCTGATTGAACAAATCAACGGAAATCAAATTAAGTATGATACCTATGATATGGAGCATTATTATATTGGTGATTGGGAGATGGGAATGCAGTTATTCCGTTATGGTGCCAGGCCCTGGGCAACTTCAAAAAATCCTGTGGGCATGAATATAAAAATGGATTTTAAAGAAGCTCAAAATTCAATTGTAATATTGAATGGATATGTTCATCCTGATAAACGACATTTATATAAAGCAAACAGAAGGTTAAAGAAAATTAGAGTAACCAGTCCGGATGCAAATTTTTATGTTGAGTCAGAATTTGAAGATACAGTTCATTTTCATGAAGTAAAATTTCCGGAGCCTGTTACTTCAGTTAACATTGAAATATTAGATTACTACGAAGGTAATAAATATAAAGATTTATGCGTACAAATGTTTGGTGTTAGAAATTTTTCATTTTTAAATGAAAACTCAATTAGAAACCTTTCTTTTGATTATCTCATGCGGTATAAAAAATATGAAGAGTAG
- a CDS encoding NADase-type glycan-binding domain-containing protein, whose amino-acid sequence MKKYFLLLIVFSMQLAVAQDFNFSPFEYIDYVHPAQSKNFIYKDSNVIFCASYDTKNSIKLDINYPGNYFRTFSKRNDSGYQFYSYKLEDGTPYRDYFLEGKGIIIIFQTEDKNIEKVSLTDFQKWEAGYWKKIKYDTSLREYGPTSENGCGVWIYDDGINSINSSSFLSEQNENYSARNVKDKIYVETSIEAMNYSYDSITPPWVEGVKGYGIGEWLDIEFKYKSDELQILNGFVDFRRQYLYKENSRVKKILIESISPKFSKEYELEDLVKYNVIKLPQKTDHIRITIKDVYKGDKYDDTCISSILVTDPSKPSFEEQQSRIKQMLIDSGIIRK is encoded by the coding sequence ATGAAAAAGTATTTTTTATTATTAATTGTTTTTTCAATGCAACTTGCTGTTGCACAGGATTTTAATTTTTCTCCTTTTGAGTACATTGATTATGTTCATCCTGCTCAATCTAAGAATTTTATTTATAAAGATTCTAATGTTATATTTTGTGCTTCTTATGATACAAAAAATTCAATAAAACTGGATATTAATTATCCGGGTAATTATTTTAGAACGTTTTCAAAACGAAATGATTCTGGATATCAGTTTTATTCGTATAAACTTGAAGATGGTACTCCATACAGAGATTATTTTTTGGAAGGGAAAGGGATAATTATAATATTTCAAACAGAAGATAAAAATATTGAAAAAGTATCTTTAACAGATTTTCAAAAATGGGAAGCAGGGTATTGGAAAAAAATAAAATATGACACAAGTCTTAGAGAATATGGTCCTACTTCAGAAAATGGATGCGGTGTATGGATTTATGATGACGGAATAAATTCTATAAACTCTTCTTCATTTCTTTCGGAACAAAATGAGAATTATTCTGCAAGAAATGTAAAAGATAAAATTTATGTTGAAACAAGTATTGAAGCCATGAATTATTCTTATGATTCCATTACACCACCGTGGGTAGAGGGGGTAAAAGGCTATGGAATCGGCGAATGGCTTGATATTGAATTTAAATATAAATCAGACGAACTTCAAATCTTAAATGGATTTGTTGATTTCAGGCGGCAGTATTTATATAAAGAGAATAGTCGTGTAAAAAAGATTCTGATAGAAAGTATATCTCCAAAATTTTCAAAAGAATATGAATTAGAAGATTTAGTTAAGTATAATGTAATTAAATTACCTCAAAAAACAGATCACATACGGATTACAATAAAAGATGTTTATAAGGGTGATAAATATGATGATACATGTATATCATCAATTCTTGTAACCGATCCATCTAAACCTTCTTTTGAAGAACAGCAGTCCCGTATAAAGCAAATGTTAATCGACTCAGGAATTATTCGTAAATGA
- the htpG gene encoding molecular chaperone HtpG has translation MAKYQFQTEVNQLLKLIIHSMYSNKDIFLREIVSNASDALDKLKYLTVSDDKFKNINFDPKIDITFDEGKNTLTVQDCGIGMDEKDLGDNLGTIARSGTKAFIEQLSQSGNNNSDLIGQFGVGFYSAFMAANKIDVYTRKAGGDGKAWHWSSDGTNAYEIEELDVNSDAAKQYGFDKTETFGTAIEMHLNDDSKDYASRWKIDELIKKYSNHIAFPIFLHYTQTKYDKDGKADGSENKIEQVNSASALWKRSKSELKEEDYNTFYKTLAHDGTDPLLHIHTHAEGTQEYTTLFYVPKTAPFDMYQADYKSGVKLYVKRVFITDDDRELLPAYLRFVRGVIDSEDLPLNVSREILQQNRILDAIKTQSVKKLLGEFKKLGEDAAKAAKAEKPTDEEKAKIEKWNTFVSQFNRPMKEGLYSDFGNRDEIAEIVRFKSTAEEGTGDNKWTSFAEYVGRMKADQKAIYYITGRDEKNLRTSPLLEAYKKKGFEVLICADEIDDIVIPAYGKYKDYELKSVNRAGSDEELGVDKEEAKKKEEAFKPVQEKIKKALGDRVKDVVLSKRLSDSPSCIVIDENDPSLQMERMMRAMGQGNGNFVKPILEVNADHPVVKKIEAADETVTAQLSEVLLDQALLISGEELKDPAAFVNALNALIK, from the coding sequence ATGGCAAAATATCAGTTTCAGACTGAAGTAAATCAGCTTTTAAAATTAATCATTCATTCAATGTATTCTAATAAGGACATTTTTTTACGCGAAATCGTATCTAATGCAAGTGATGCCCTTGATAAACTTAAATATCTGACTGTTTCGGATGATAAATTCAAGAATATTAATTTTGATCCAAAAATCGATATAACATTTGATGAAGGAAAGAACACTCTTACCGTACAGGATTGCGGTATCGGTATGGATGAAAAAGACCTTGGAGACAATCTTGGTACTATTGCACGTTCAGGAACCAAGGCTTTTATTGAACAGCTTTCTCAGAGCGGAAATAATAATTCAGATTTAATCGGTCAGTTTGGTGTCGGCTTTTATTCAGCATTCATGGCTGCAAATAAAATTGATGTTTACACCCGCAAGGCCGGCGGTGACGGAAAAGCCTGGCACTGGTCTTCAGACGGAACAAATGCTTACGAAATTGAAGAGCTTGATGTAAACAGTGATGCTGCAAAACAGTATGGTTTTGATAAGACAGAAACTTTTGGTACTGCAATTGAAATGCATCTTAATGATGATTCAAAAGATTATGCTTCCCGCTGGAAGATTGATGAATTAATCAAGAAATATTCCAATCATATTGCATTCCCGATTTTCCTCCATTATACACAGACAAAGTATGATAAAGACGGAAAAGCAGATGGAAGCGAAAATAAAATTGAGCAGGTAAACTCTGCAAGTGCTTTGTGGAAAAGATCAAAGAGTGAACTTAAAGAAGAAGATTACAATACTTTCTACAAGACTCTTGCACACGACGGAACAGATCCTCTTCTTCACATTCACACTCATGCAGAAGGAACTCAGGAATATACAACACTGTTCTATGTTCCTAAGACAGCACCGTTTGATATGTACCAGGCAGATTATAAGAGCGGCGTAAAACTTTATGTAAAGCGCGTATTCATTACTGATGATGATCGTGAACTTTTGCCTGCTTACCTTAGATTTGTTCGTGGTGTTATTGATTCTGAAGATTTGCCTCTTAACGTAAGCCGTGAGATTCTTCAGCAGAACAGAATTCTTGATGCAATAAAGACACAGTCTGTAAAAAAACTCCTTGGTGAATTCAAGAAGCTGGGTGAAGATGCTGCAAAGGCCGCTAAGGCAGAAAAACCAACTGATGAAGAAAAAGCTAAGATTGAAAAATGGAATACTTTTGTAAGTCAGTTCAATCGTCCTATGAAGGAAGGTCTTTATTCTGACTTTGGTAATCGTGATGAAATTGCAGAAATCGTTCGCTTTAAGAGTACGGCAGAAGAAGGAACTGGTGATAATAAATGGACAAGTTTTGCTGAATATGTCGGACGCATGAAGGCTGATCAGAAAGCTATTTATTATATTACCGGTCGTGATGAAAAGAATCTTCGTACATCTCCGCTTCTTGAAGCTTACAAGAAGAAGGGCTTTGAAGTTCTTATCTGTGCTGATGAAATTGATGACATCGTTATTCCGGCTTACGGCAAATATAAGGACTACGAGCTTAAGTCAGTAAATCGTGCAGGCAGTGATGAAGAACTTGGCGTAGATAAAGAAGAAGCTAAAAAGAAGGAAGAAGCATTTAAGCCTGTTCAGGAAAAAATCAAGAAGGCTTTGGGTGACAGGGTAAAGGATGTTGTTTTGAGTAAGCGTCTTTCTGACAGCCCGAGCTGCATTGTTATTGATGAAAATGATCCGTCTCTTCAGATGGAACGCATGATGCGTGCAATGGGTCAGGGCAACGGTAACTTTGTAAAACCGATTCTTGAAGTAAATGCAGATCATCCGGTTGTTAAAAAGATAGAAGCTGCTGATGAAACAGTTACTGCACAGCTCAGTGAAGTTCTTCTTGATCAGGCACTTCTTATCAGCGGTGAGGAACTTAAAGATCCGGCCGCATTTGTAAACGCACTTAATGCTTTGATTAAATAA
- a CDS encoding NADase-type glycan-binding domain-containing protein, producing the protein MKRKLITFYVFVMSSILAMAAGSKPLENTDYIISWNFRDEFFGEMGERDPGPAFFKQNTDYQVYWTADIKNNDYLITITKNKKELSYKLSNLIDTNDYFSENATLEIIFYPEENRLNMLCFFDYCDIKTSIFIICFDFNLSKVTVGSKITYSGLIRSMISSASERYEDALQRLFVTDKKNEPLSFYLKKDELTNFYTKGIFCTLENSILTMNASDERSLYKDEYKKLEKNFPQLLSVEKVVGTSKNCMVSDFSLIAKSELKEGATVYSASNMKEFSNTPWVPSLNYTDEEIVIESSENMNGLYFCNGFYRENRQDLYFKNNRVKEIEIIYPESFGFKHNVVLIDTAQPQYIPLLNCECKEIKIKIKSVYKGTDYNDTCINCIIPVTEQPFKVLKYWGK; encoded by the coding sequence ATGAAAAGAAAACTGATAACGTTCTATGTTTTTGTAATGTCCAGCATTTTAGCTATGGCAGCAGGTTCAAAACCACTTGAGAATACAGATTATATCATAAGTTGGAATTTCAGGGACGAATTTTTTGGTGAAATGGGAGAAAGAGACCCTGGTCCTGCTTTTTTTAAGCAGAACACAGATTATCAAGTTTACTGGACTGCAGATATCAAAAATAATGATTATCTGATAACGATTACAAAAAACAAAAAAGAATTGTCCTATAAGCTTTCTAATTTAATTGACACTAACGATTACTTTAGCGAAAACGCAACTTTAGAAATTATATTTTATCCTGAAGAAAACAGACTGAATATGTTATGCTTTTTTGATTATTGTGATATTAAAACAAGTATATTTATCATCTGTTTTGATTTTAACTTAAGTAAGGTTACTGTCGGGTCAAAAATTACGTACAGCGGATTAATTAGATCAATGATTTCTTCTGCTTCTGAAAGATATGAAGATGCACTTCAAAGGTTGTTTGTGACTGATAAGAAAAATGAGCCTTTGAGTTTTTATTTAAAGAAAGATGAACTTACCAATTTCTATACAAAAGGTATTTTCTGTACGCTGGAAAATTCCATACTTACGATGAATGCTTCAGATGAACGTAGTCTTTACAAGGATGAATATAAAAAGCTGGAAAAAAATTTTCCACAGTTACTTTCAGTTGAAAAAGTAGTTGGCACTTCAAAGAACTGCATGGTTTCAGATTTTTCACTTATTGCAAAAAGTGAATTGAAGGAAGGAGCAACTGTTTATTCAGCTTCAAATATGAAAGAATTTTCAAATACACCATGGGTTCCTTCATTAAATTATACAGATGAAGAGATTGTAATTGAAAGCTCAGAAAATATGAACGGTTTATATTTCTGTAATGGTTTTTATAGAGAAAACAGACAGGATTTATATTTTAAGAATAACCGCGTAAAGGAAATTGAAATTATATATCCGGAGTCTTTTGGATTTAAGCATAATGTTGTTTTAATTGATACGGCACAGCCCCAGTATATTCCTTTGCTTAATTGTGAATGCAAGGAAATCAAAATAAAGATAAAATCAGTTTATAAAGGAACTGATTATAATGATACCTGCATTAATTGTATTATTCCGGTTACGGAACAGCCTTTTAAAGTATTAAAATATTGGGGAAAGTGA
- a CDS encoding restriction endonuclease subunit S, whose amino-acid sequence MFGDNPIENGKWKVEKLGNLGLCKNGMNFSYEDNGFEINCLGVGDFKDNAVISNCEKLPVISLNEKPSEEYLLKDNDIVFVRSNGNKELVGRSVLVHPRVLTTFSGFCIRFRLSTDSINHLFLLQFLKIPNTRKNMAGRGANIQNLNQQILSNLDIPVPQIELQNDFATFVQQIDKSKFEIANSLKRLYNKEKLS is encoded by the coding sequence ATGTTTGGGGATAATCCAATTGAAAACGGAAAATGGAAAGTTGAAAAACTAGGTAATCTTGGTTTATGTAAAAATGGAATGAACTTCAGTTATGAAGACAATGGCTTTGAAATAAATTGCCTTGGTGTCGGAGATTTTAAGGATAATGCTGTAATTTCAAATTGTGAAAAGCTTCCAGTTATCTCACTAAATGAGAAACCTTCGGAAGAATACTTATTAAAAGACAATGATATAGTTTTTGTTCGTTCAAATGGAAATAAAGAACTTGTTGGAAGAAGTGTTCTTGTACATCCTCGAGTATTAACAACTTTTAGTGGATTCTGTATTCGATTCAGACTTTCAACAGATTCAATTAATCATTTATTTTTACTTCAATTTCTAAAAATACCAAACACAAGAAAAAATATGGCTGGACGAGGTGCTAATATTCAAAATCTTAATCAACAAATTTTATCAAATCTAGATATACCAGTCCCTCAAATTGAACTCCAAAACGACTTTGCAACCTTCGTTCAACAAATCGACAAATCAAAATTTGAAATAGCAAATAGCCTAAAAAGGTTGTACAATAAAGAAAAGTTATCTTAA